One Hemitrygon akajei chromosome 30, sHemAka1.3, whole genome shotgun sequence genomic window, GTGGGTACAAGGACAGGGTCAGAACCTCACTTTCCTTTGGTGAAAGAGCTTTAACAGCAGCACAAGGCACAAGTCAGGAATATGATGCCATACTCTCCCCTTGCGTGATTTGAGTGTAACCTCAACAACTCAAGAATTTCAGTGCTGTCCAAGAGAAAGCAATTCTCTTTCTCAATTGTTGTCAGCAAACAAGCACAATTTTTTGAAAGTGGTTTGTTGTGTATTATGGTTTCACTGTAGGGAGATTGTATCTTACCTTCGTTTGGGAACCACAAAGTACATGTTTGTGTTGGTCCTTTTGAAATCTAAGTTATAATTCCCTTGTGCAGATACAGCACTATATAAGAATCAATTTGCTTGCAACTGGAGTTACTGAAAAGGAGGGGACATGAGCTTCATTATTATTCATCCAATTGTAATGAGGAAAATTCCTCATTTTAGATCAATGGGTATGTTGAGAAATAGAGAAGGAGTTCCTTTTTAATAATTGTCAAGAGGATGGTTTATTATAAAGAAACAAAGTCCATTTGCAGTCCATTCTTTAGTGTCTCCATAGCACAAcatctatttttaatttaaaaagtaGTTACTGATTTATTTTTGAAGAATTGCTTTATTAAGGTTATCATTTTTGTTTGAGAAAGACAAGAAAGAACTGTCATTCCCTTCACTGTATCCAATGCGAGTATTAGATTTTGATATTCAATTGTGTGCATGTTTGATAGATGTCTCATTTTAACAATGCTTTGAACTAATTATATTAATGTTTCCTATCTTTTAATTTTAAGAACTGGAGATCGTTTAATTGAAGAGAAAAGTCTTCTGCAGGCTGTTCGTTCGTATGTCTTTTTTTCTCAGCTGAGTGCTTGGCTGAGTGCATCACAAGGTGCAGTTCCACGTAATATTCTGTACCGGTGAGTATTATATAGAGAGAGTTACAGTTCATTGTGGGAATGTGCTAGGTTTTTCACTTCTGATATAAGAAAGATAGATTAGAGCTTTTCCTAAGTAGAAATGAAATTATGAATTACAGGTGTGCATAAAGGACTTTTAAGTACAGGAATCACTAAAAAGCTTATAGCTAAATCAAAATTAATAGCAAAAAGGTTGATGGGTGTAGGATTTTATCATTAGATCTGAAGTATAAGAGGGCTAAAGATATGTTAGAGCTGTACAACCTCCATTTGGAGTCCTAGAGATGCACTTCAAGAAATAATTATTTGCCTTTAAGGATATGTAGGATATATTTACCAGTGTTGAGTTATGATACCAGGGTTGTATCGGTTAGGTTTAATTCCCTTGAATACCGAAGATTAAAGAATGATTTGTTATAAATGCTTAAGATGATTGAAATGTTTAATAGGGTAAACAAGAATGAAGCTACTCCTTTTGGTTGAAGAATCTAGAATCTGGCTCCAATTTTAAGATTATGGCTTAGTGCCAGAAACTTTTCTCCATCCATAGCTAGTGAGATTCAGGAATACAAATAGACAAAAATAAACTTTAGTCATTATTCTaattgtagaggtttttgatcaGCTAGACTTTTATGTCCTAGAATCAAAGCGAGTAGATGGATTTTAAAGAACAGATAAATCACAATCTAATTGAACAGTGGATTTAAGGGGCTGAATGTCCTTTTCATGTTTCTGTGTTCCTTCATGCCCCTTTTATACCTTTGatacagatgatactaaaataAATTAGAGTTCCACTGACACCAGCGTGACAGTATGCTACTCAAATTTACCATTTACTACCACCCCTGACAACCTTGGCAAGTCCTGGAGCACTTTAAATTCAACTGAGTACTTTTGATGTATAGTCACGCTTAAAGTAGGAGCAAAATGAAAATGGCAAGATAAACTGTTTTAGCAAATTGATCGAGAGATAAATTTTGGCTAGGTCTCTTTGGTAGAGGTCCCTTGTTCTCCAAAAGCCACTTTAGATAATTTACAGGACCATGGTTTAATATTTCATTTGAAAGATGCCACCCCTGACAATGCAGCACATGGGAACATCTAGTCTATAGTTTCATGCTGCAGTGCAGCTTGACCATTCAGCCTTTAAGCTCTAGGCATGGAAAATAACTACTGATTTGAGGTTAACTTGACTGCAAGTACTCTTCCAAAAAGATGCAAGAAGCACGATATTAGGGACATCAGAATGACTTTTAGTATCTTCATTCTGAGCGAAAATGAAATAGCTCAGTACAGATATGGCATGCATTAATGATCCTTTGTATAACAAAATTTTCCAATGCTTTTGTTCAtgactttttttaatatttaggATCAGTGCAACCGATGAAGATATGTTGCTAAATTTTACCCAGCCACCAGTTGAACACGTGTTTCCAGTTCCTAATATTTCACACAGCCTGGCTTTGCAAGTGAGTGTGTTATCACTCCCTAGGCAACCGAGTTACCCATTGCTGACATGCAGTATTCACACCAACTTCAGTTTCTATGGGAAAAATATCCCCAATCAAGAAAAGGAAACTTATCAACGTACCAATGTAAAAGAGCAAGACTACTGCAACATGCCACAAGTACAACATAAGTACAATAAGCAAACACGCACTGCCATTCAAAACCATGAATTGTTGCCAACAAGTTCAGTAAATGTAAGAAAATGCCCTTCTCCTGAGATCTCAGAAACAAGCAAAGCGGGAACATTATGTGATACTGAAAAAATATGTGATATCAGAAGTTCACAGACTAAATCTCAGCCTTGTAAATGGGCAAATACTGCTGAAATAACTAAGGTACATCCCTATGAAACCCATACAGTCAAAACCTTAAAGTCATTTTCTGTGACAGATTCCAATCAAACCAGCAGTCCATCTACTCAAATGTCCTTGGGTGAGATGAACCCTTTGATAGGAAGCTTGCTTCAGGAAAGAGAAGAAGTGATTGCAAGAATTGCTCAACGGCTGAGTTTTTGTGATCAAAATCCTCCATCTATTTCTGGAAGCCATTTTAATACAGTACAAGAGTCAAGTTCAAGTGCTAAACTACTGCAGAGCTCTTTTGAAGAAGAAAGCCCAAGAAGTACAGGGAAAGAAACACTTTGTAGTTCTATCACCCGCACTGAAAGTAGTTTCTTAGAAAACAGAAAAAAGGCCAGGACCCCATCTCAAGATACTCCAGTCACATTATGCAGAAAGGATAAATTTGGACACGATAAAACAGCTTCTCCAAAGCCACAGACACGAAGAAAACTATTCCCAGCTGATTCTTTTACCGATACCATTGGTAAATCTGAAACAAAGCACTCTGCTGAAAGGACTGTAAATAAGCATGGTAAATCCGAACTGTCAAAGATCAATTATATAGGTAAAGTGAACTGGAAGTGCCCAGCATCTGGCAACAGTGTAAATGAGAAAAAATCCAAAGTTGAGTCATTGTGTTCTGGTTCCTTCCATAAGAACATTGTGAACTCTGCAGATAATTCTGAATTAAAACTACATTCTTCTATACATCACAGTCCTTCAGAACTTGATACCAGTGCATTTAATAGAGACAAATCAGACTGTTCTTTTAACTCAGGCACTTGTTCTGAAAATAGTGTCAACAATGCAAAAAATAATCCAGTTAGTATAGAATGTTCATGTGCCTGGCATTCAGACTCTGTAGAATGTAGCAAATTTGGGACTAAAAGTGAATGCAATAAATTGGATATTTCTGATGACCATTCTGGTACATTAAAAACAAATGAAACTGTCAGTTCAAAAAAGCGAGACCAAGAAAAAATAGACCCGCAAACCCAGAGCTGTGATGCATCACCGTGCTTACGTAATTCAACGATGCCAAGAAGACTTAATGGAGACTGCAGAGAAAGACCTGGAGAATATCAAATGCAAAACGTAAGAAAACTTTACCTTTTACCATATtggtagtttttttaaaaaatctatgttGGTCTCAAATAAAAGCTGTTTAATTTGACCTGCATTAAAGTAGCAGCTTGTTAACATCACACACTTAGAGCTTTATAATCCTGATGCAGTTTCCACCTGCAACTTagacaattcctttcttcccacagatgctggttTACCTGCTAATTTCTCCAACAGATTGTTGTTTTAGCTTTTATAAAAGTTTCATTGTAGTTGACATACAAGTCTGCATACAGCTTTAAGTACAGGTGGTATCATCCTGAGCTCAAATAAAGCTAATGGAAGTCTGTTTTTCTGAATTTAAGAGGAGAGTTCAATCCTATTGTTTAGCTTCTTATGATCAATCCAATATTAGATGATTCAGGTTATTCGGTAAATGACCAAATTTGCCGGTAATACAAAGCTAGGTGGagaagcgggtagtgttgaggaaacagagaacctgccaagagacttagatagtttaggggaatgggcaaagaagtggcaaatgaaatatgatgttgaaaagtgtacagtcatgcactttggtggaagaagtaaacgagcagactattatttagatgagagaattcaaaatgcagagatgcaaagggacttgggagtccttgtgcaagataccctaaagtttaacctgcaggttgagttggttgttcagaaggcgaatgcaatgttggcattcaattCTAGatgtacagaatataagagcagggatgtgatgttgaggctctataaggcacccatgagaccacacttggagtattgtgtgcagttttggacttcttattttaaaaggaatatactgacattggagagggttcagagaagattcatgagaatgattccaggaatgaaaaggttactcTATGAGGAACAccaggcagctcttgggctgtattccctggagttcaggagaatgagggggtatctcaaagaaacattccgaatgataaaaggcttgaacagattagatatggcgaagttatttaccatggtaggggattctaggacaagagggcatgacttcaagattgaaggacgtccttttagaactcaAATGCggggaaattactttagtcagaaggtagtaaatctatggaatttgttgccacgagcagctgtggaggccaagtcattcaatgtatttaaggctaagatagataggttctagattagccaaggcatcaaaaggtatgggatgaaagcaggggagtgggggtgactggaagaattggatcaggcccatgattgaatggcggagcagactctatgggctgaatggcctactgctgctcctatatcttatggtcttattattcaAGAATAATGGGTTCCATGAGAACTAAACTCATAGCCTTGGAAATCATGCTGGGATCATGATGCACAGGTAACTGTTGGCCATGGTGTGGATGAAGGAAGCATAACAACAGTTATGCTTCCATTCATTCATGGTTCCATTCATTTTCATGGTTGTAGCATCCTGCCACCTCATTGGTTGAGCATATAAGTTGAAAAAGGGAAATGTGCATTGCCAATCTGACCTGGAATGCATTGAAGTATGACACTGTACAAGAGGGACAGTTTCCAATAGTTTTTCATGTTTGATAGACAAGGTGGTCAGTTAAAAAGAGTGTTTAATATTAGACCTGAAGGTTTTCCAGATATTTACAAAATAAAAGGTTGATTTCTTAAAGGGAGTTGTACAAGTCAAGTTCTGAGATTATGGATCAGGTGTTGAATATGTCTTTAACTGTGTATCATATCTTCTCATTTGCTTAATACAACTCACCGTTATCATTCTGCTCCCAACAATGTCTACTAGTTAGGTCCACCTTCATATATTGCTCTGTACACATAATCAGGAGTGCTGCAAAATACACCTATCTCAGCTTGCATATGTTGCCGGCCACATTGTCATGACGATCACATCAATCAAATTGATTGCATGACACTGCCATACATCCTTCATTGTGCAGGACACAATGGTTGAGAACTGTGAAGACAACAGAAGGTAAATGGATGAATCAGCATGTACTGATCTTCCATGGAAGATTATTGAGTTTCTCATTGCTATGGCCATTGAAATTGATAGCATCCGTATGCTCTGTCCTCATTCTAGTATTCCGTGTTTCTCCAGCTTGGGTATATTCTGATTTTCAATCTGTAACTAGTATAAGCTTGTACCACAGTCTTAACTTTGTCGATTTTTCATTTTAACTACCCTGGTAGGTGGCTTAACAACAAGAGGGTAAAGACTTTTACACTAGCCCCAATTTGGATACTAGCACTGCTCACAccgttctcactgttaccatcaggaaggaggtacagaagactgaaggtacacactcagagattcaggaacagcttcttcctctctgccatccgatttctaaatggtcattgaacccttAAACACCACctgactttttaaatatatagtatttctgttttttgcacactttttaaatctattcaatatacatatactgtataaagtatactgaatgagatttactattttttttcttctttattatgcactgcattgaactgctgctactaagttaacaaatttcacatctcatgccagtgataataaacctgattctgactctgattcaacGTTCTGAGGATAGCAGAGTGACAGAATCTTAATTTGACGAAACACAGGATGCAAGTGGTCTGAATAATAAAGtaataatacagcatggaaagaggccctttggcacaaTTCGTCCATGCTGATAATGGTGCCCACCAAGCTTGTCCCTTTTGCCAACATTTGGCTCatgtccctcta contains:
- the atosa gene encoding atos homolog protein A isoform X2 gives rise to the protein MVEVMLLPDCCYSDADGPSTEGSDINDPAIKQDALLLERWSLQPVPKQTGDRLIEEKSLLQAVRSYVFFSQLSAWLSASQGAVPRNILYRISATDEDMLLNFTQPPVEHVFPVPNISHSLALQVSVLSLPRQPSYPLLTCSIHTNFSFYGKNIPNQEKETYQRTNVKEQDYCNMPQVQHKYNKQTRTAIQNHELLPTSSVNVRKCPSPEISETSKAGTLCDTEKICDIRSSQTKSQPCKWANTAEITKVHPYETHTVKTLKSFSVTDSNQTSSPSTQMSLGEMNPLIGSLLQEREEVIARIAQRLSFCDQNPPSISGSHFNTVQESSSSAKLLQSSFEEESPRSTGKETLCSSITRTESSFLENRKKARTPSQDTPVTLCRKDKFGHDKTASPKPQTRRKLFPADSFTDTIGKSETKHSAERTVNKHGKSELSKINYIGKVNWKCPASGNSVNEKKSKVESLCSGSFHKNIVNSADNSELKLHSSIHHSPSELDTSAFNRDKSDCSFNSGTCSENSVNNAKNNPVSIECSCAWHSDSVECSKFGTKSECNKLDISDDHSGTLKTNETVSSKKRDQEKIDPQTQSCDASPCLRNSTMPRRLNGDCRERPGEYQMQNKNFSKSPLRPSGNFWKKQNRRSLDGISTKVFHPCTGLPLHSSPVPPRKIQSGYFDLDTSLQRLKGVPCKSQRKYLRPENDADQGKQQLSVSAPPATSLSLLGNFEESILNFRLEPLGAVDGFTAEVGASGTFCPSHMTLPVEVSFYSVSDDNAPSPYMGVISLESLGKRGYRVPPSGTIQVTLFNPNKTVVKMFVVIYDLREMPANHQTFLRQRTFSVPVKRETVGHANKENIIQTEERILRYLVHLRFQSSKSGKIYLHRDVRLLFSRKSMEVDSGAAYELKSYTEFPTNPHFSARC
- the atosa gene encoding atos homolog protein A isoform X1 — its product is MKSDRDTIDEYFEYDAEEFLLSLTLLITEGRTPECSAKGRIEGFHCPPAQLGQSLSTKHECTEKVPQCYQARKTRSQVLVLWRNNISIMVEVMLLPDCCYSDADGPSTEGSDINDPAIKQDALLLERWSLQPVPKQTGDRLIEEKSLLQAVRSYVFFSQLSAWLSASQGAVPRNILYRISATDEDMLLNFTQPPVEHVFPVPNISHSLALQVSVLSLPRQPSYPLLTCSIHTNFSFYGKNIPNQEKETYQRTNVKEQDYCNMPQVQHKYNKQTRTAIQNHELLPTSSVNVRKCPSPEISETSKAGTLCDTEKICDIRSSQTKSQPCKWANTAEITKVHPYETHTVKTLKSFSVTDSNQTSSPSTQMSLGEMNPLIGSLLQEREEVIARIAQRLSFCDQNPPSISGSHFNTVQESSSSAKLLQSSFEEESPRSTGKETLCSSITRTESSFLENRKKARTPSQDTPVTLCRKDKFGHDKTASPKPQTRRKLFPADSFTDTIGKSETKHSAERTVNKHGKSELSKINYIGKVNWKCPASGNSVNEKKSKVESLCSGSFHKNIVNSADNSELKLHSSIHHSPSELDTSAFNRDKSDCSFNSGTCSENSVNNAKNNPVSIECSCAWHSDSVECSKFGTKSECNKLDISDDHSGTLKTNETVSSKKRDQEKIDPQTQSCDASPCLRNSTMPRRLNGDCRERPGEYQMQNKNFSKSPLRPSGNFWKKQNRRSLDGISTKVFHPCTGLPLHSSPVPPRKIQSGYFDLDTSLQRLKGVPCKSQRKYLRPENDADQGKQQLSVSAPPATSLSLLGNFEESILNFRLEPLGAVDGFTAEVGASGTFCPSHMTLPVEVSFYSVSDDNAPSPYMGVISLESLGKRGYRVPPSGTIQVTLFNPNKTVVKMFVVIYDLREMPANHQTFLRQRTFSVPVKRETVGHANKENIIQTEERILRYLVHLRFQSSKSGKIYLHRDVRLLFSRKSMEVDSGAAYELKSYTEFPTNPHFSARC